In a genomic window of Melanotaenia boesemani isolate fMelBoe1 chromosome 1, fMelBoe1.pri, whole genome shotgun sequence:
- the mtfmt gene encoding methionyl-tRNA formyltransferase, mitochondrial isoform X1: protein MWTTGRRSGAFLKSLHHFHHCCLKTEMRRCANGCKQWCYKLMSSSSSGRPWRLLFFGTDQFAVESLKLLTSSRNSGEGIVETLEVVTLPHDVPVKRFAEQNKLTLHSWPLNSIYGQFDVGVVVSFGCLLHQRLISKFPYGILNVHPSLLPRWRGPAPVFHTIIHGDTMTGVSIMQILPHKFDIGPILNEELHPVPEGCTADELGAALAAKGARLLIDTLRKLPEKMANKREQAVTGETFAPKIGPGMSWIVWEEQTCEQIARLYRAIGSRIPLRTVWRTKTIKLLDFVGKCHISDQRKKPLPGSVSYLKEADVLAVCCKDGWVGFRAILLKKRLSAADFYNGYLHQTSKRNTPDTTDEGHFVSRKPGTTETPKRKSSTS, encoded by the exons ATGTGGACGACCGGAAGAAGAAGTGGAGCTTTTCTGAAAAGcctccatcatttccatcactGCTGCTTGAAGACAGAGATGAGAAGGTGCGCTAATGGCTGCAAACAGTGGTGCTATAAACttatgtcatcatcatcatcgggaCGACCGTGGAGGCTCCTATTCTTTGGTACCGATCAGTTCGCCGTGGAATCCCTGAAACTCCTCACGTCCAGCAG GAATTCCGGTGAAGGGATCGTGGAGACCCTTGAGGTTGTTACACTACCTCATGACGTCCCAGTGAAGAGATTTGCTGAGCAGAACAAGCTGACCCTCCACAGCTGGCCTCTGAACAGCATCTACGGACAGTTTGATGTCGGCGTGGTGGTGTCGTTTGGATGTTTACTCCACCAGAGACTCATCAGCAAGTTTCCATA tggGATTTTGAATGTTCACCCCAGCCTGCTGCCACGGTGGCGAGGTCCAGCTCCCGTCTTCCACACCATCATCCACGGTGACACTATGACCGGAGTCAGCATCATGCAGATCCTCCCTCACAA GTTTGACATCGGTCCAATTCTCAACGAGGAGCTCCATCCGGTACCAGAAGGCTGCACGGCTGATGAGCTTGGAGCAGCTCTGGCAGCTAAAGGAGCTCGTCTG CTGATCGATACGTTGAGGAAACTTCCTGAGAAAATGGCAAATAAAAGAGAGCAGGCGGTGACGGGGGAAACGTTTG CTCCAAAAATCGGTCCAGGTATGAGCTGGATCGTGTGGGAGGAGCAGACCTGTGAGCAGATCGCTCGCCTATATCGTGCCATCGGATCCCGa ATACCTCTGAGGACTGTATGGAGGACCAAGACAATAAAACTTCTGGATTTTGTAGGAAAATGTCACATATCAG ATCAGAGGAAGAAGCCCCTCCCTGGCTCTGTGTCCTACCTGAAGGAGGCTGATGTCCTGGctgtctgctgtaag GATGGCTGGGTGGGATTTAGAGCCATTCTCCTGAAAAAACGGCTTTCAGCAGCTGATTTCTATAATGGATACCTGCATCAGACATCCAAGAGGAACACACCTGATACGACCGATGAAGGACACTTTGTCAGTAGAAAACCGGGAACTACAGAGACTCCAAAGAGAAAGAGTTCAACATCTTGA
- the mtfmt gene encoding methionyl-tRNA formyltransferase, mitochondrial isoform X2: MWTTGRRSGAFLKSLHHFHHCCLKTEMRRCANGCKQWCYKLMSSSSSGRPWRLLFFGTDQFAVESLKLLTSSRNSGEGIVETLEVVTLPHDVPVKRFAEQNKLTLHSWPLNSIYGQFDVGVVVSFGCLLHQRLISKFPYGILNVHPSLLPRWRGPAPVFHTIIHGDTMTGVSIMQILPHKFDIGPILNEELHPVPEGCTADELGAALAAKGARLLIDTLRKLPEKMANKREQAVTGETFAPKIGPGMSWIVWEEQTCEQIARLYRAIGSRIPLRTVWRTKTIKLLDFVGKCHISDQRKKPLPGSVSYLKEADVLAVC, encoded by the exons ATGTGGACGACCGGAAGAAGAAGTGGAGCTTTTCTGAAAAGcctccatcatttccatcactGCTGCTTGAAGACAGAGATGAGAAGGTGCGCTAATGGCTGCAAACAGTGGTGCTATAAACttatgtcatcatcatcatcgggaCGACCGTGGAGGCTCCTATTCTTTGGTACCGATCAGTTCGCCGTGGAATCCCTGAAACTCCTCACGTCCAGCAG GAATTCCGGTGAAGGGATCGTGGAGACCCTTGAGGTTGTTACACTACCTCATGACGTCCCAGTGAAGAGATTTGCTGAGCAGAACAAGCTGACCCTCCACAGCTGGCCTCTGAACAGCATCTACGGACAGTTTGATGTCGGCGTGGTGGTGTCGTTTGGATGTTTACTCCACCAGAGACTCATCAGCAAGTTTCCATA tggGATTTTGAATGTTCACCCCAGCCTGCTGCCACGGTGGCGAGGTCCAGCTCCCGTCTTCCACACCATCATCCACGGTGACACTATGACCGGAGTCAGCATCATGCAGATCCTCCCTCACAA GTTTGACATCGGTCCAATTCTCAACGAGGAGCTCCATCCGGTACCAGAAGGCTGCACGGCTGATGAGCTTGGAGCAGCTCTGGCAGCTAAAGGAGCTCGTCTG CTGATCGATACGTTGAGGAAACTTCCTGAGAAAATGGCAAATAAAAGAGAGCAGGCGGTGACGGGGGAAACGTTTG CTCCAAAAATCGGTCCAGGTATGAGCTGGATCGTGTGGGAGGAGCAGACCTGTGAGCAGATCGCTCGCCTATATCGTGCCATCGGATCCCGa ATACCTCTGAGGACTGTATGGAGGACCAAGACAATAAAACTTCTGGATTTTGTAGGAAAATGTCACATATCAG ATCAGAGGAAGAAGCCCCTCCCTGGCTCTGTGTCCTACCTGAAGGAGGCTGATGTCCTGGctgtctgct GA